The Actinosynnema mirum DSM 43827 genomic interval GGGGCTACCGGCCGGGTGGACTGTGTCTCTATTAGGACACTCGTCACCTGTTCGGCGGCCATCCTGGGTAGCGTCCCCGCCGGGAGTGGCTGATGACTGAGAACGACGGAACCAAGAACACATCGAACCACGGGACCGGCGGCAACCCGCCGCCTCCCGCCGCGCCGCAGGGGCCGCCGCCCCCGCAGCAGCACCCGGCGCCGCCCGAGGCGCCGGGGACGCCGCCGAGCGCCGGACCGGGAACGCCCCCTCCGGGCTTCCCGCCGCCCGCGCCTCCGGGACCCGGCGCGGTGCCGCCGAAGGCGCCGCCGCGCGGGCAGGTCCGCAACCAGGTCGCGGGCGTGACCCAGCCCCGGCCGCCGTCGCTGGCCGAGCAGCGCGCGCGTGAGCACGCCCTGCGCGAGCAGGAGGAGCAGCGGCTCGCCTACGAGGCCGAGCAGGCGCGCAAGAAGAAGCTCCGCAAGCGCTTGCTCATCGGCGGCGGCGTCGGCGTGGGCGTCGTGGCCCTCGTCGCCATCTGGTACGCCGCGTCGACCCCGGACGAGGTCGAGGCGCAGTGCACGATGGACGGCGTCGTCGTCGACGACAAGTACTGTAGCGAATCGTACGCGACGAGTAACGGTGGGCACGTCAGCGGCGGGTTCATCTACATCGGTGGCAGCTCCTACCGGTACCACTACGGTGGCTCCAGCACCCCGGTCGGCCAGAAGGTCAGCGGGGGCAGCTACACCATGCCCGACAACTCGAAGGTCACCACCAAGTCGGGCTCCACCGTGCAGCGCGGCGGGTTCGGCGTCGTCGACGGCGGCAAGAGCAGTGGCGGCACCAAGAGCGGAGGCAGCTGAGTGCGACGGGAGTTGTCCGTCCCCCGGCCGAACTGGCAGCGCACGGTGTCCGACCAGGGCCTGGTCTTCGGGGCGCCCGCGTCGCGCGTCGACGGCACGCCCCGGCCGTACTGGGACGAGTCGGTGCACTACGCCTTCGACATGAGCGACGTGCTGTCCATGGAGGCGGACGTCGAGCTGCTGCACAACATGTGCATGGAGGCCGTCGACAACGTGGTGCTCACCGAGCGCTACCGCGACTTCGGCATCCAGGAGTGGGTGTGGCCCGCCATCGCCGAGTCGTGGAAGCGGCGCGACCCGCACCTGTACGGCCGGTTCGACCTGCGCTACGACGGGCGCGGCCCGGCGAAGATGCTGGAGTACAACGCCGACACGCCCACGTCGCTGCTGGAGGCGTCGGTCATCCAGTGGAACTGGAAGACCGACGTGCACCCGGACGACGACCAGTGGAACTCCATCCACGAGAAGCTCGTCGAGCGGTGGGCCGAGATCGGCGGCAACCTGCCGTCGGCCGAGCTGCACTTCACCTGGTCGGGCGGCGACGCCTCCGGTGAGGACCACGTGACCGTGGCGTACCTCCAGGAGACCGCGGCCGAGGCGGGCATGAACACGGTCGGCCTGGCCATCGAGGAGATCGGCTGGGACCCGCTGCTCAAGCGGTTCGTCGACCTCGAAGAGGCCACGATGAACACGGTCGTGAAGCTCTACCCGTGGGAGTGGATGACCGACGACCAGTTCGGTCGGCACGCGGTGGAGAGCCTGCCCGCGACCCTGTGGGTGGAGCCGCTCTGGAAGATGCTGCTGTCCAACAAGGCGCTGCTCGCGGTGATGTGGGAGATGTACCCCGGTCACCCGAACCTGCTGCCCGCCTACCTCGACGACCCCGGCCTGCTCACCGAGTACGTGCGCAAGCCCCGACTGGGCAGGGAGGGCGCGAACATCCAGATCGTCGCGCCCGGCTACGAGACCCAGACCGGCGGCGTGTACGGCAAGGAGGGGTTCGTCTACCAGCTGTTCGACCCGCTGCCGGACTTCGACGGATACCGACCCGTGCTGGGCGCGTGGGTGGTCGGCGACCAGGCCGCGGGCCTCGGCATCCGCGAGTCGGTCGGACTGGTGACGGACGACGGGGCGGCGTTCGTGCCGCATCGGATTGTCGAGTGAAACGGGAGAGCCAAAAGTGACCACCAACCTCGCGCTGGACCCTGGGTTCGGTTCCGCGCTAGTCCAGGGCCTGGGCGCGATCGTCCTGTACGCGATCGTGGGCCTGATCCTGATGGTCGTGGGCTTCTACGCCATCGACTGGACCACGCCGGGCAAGCTCAGCACCCTGGTGCGCACGGGCGCGCCCAACGCGGTGATCGTCACGGCGGCGGGCCTGGTGAGCATGGCGTTCATCGTGGTCATCGCCATCTACAACGCGGGCGGCAAGCTCGCGGAGGGCCTGCTGACCGGCCTGGTCTACGGCCTGGCGGGCATCGTCGTGCAGGTCCTGGCGGTCCGCCTGCTCGAGTGGGTGACCCGCCTGGAGATCGGCAGCATGATCGAGTCCGACCGCTTCGCCCCGGCCTCGGTCGTGGTCGCGGCGGCCCACGTGGCCCTGGGCCTGGTGGTGGCGGTAGCGATCTTCTGACCCCCTCGGGGGTGCGCGTTCGGGTGGTGCGTCTGGGAGGCGCACCACCCT includes:
- a CDS encoding glutathionylspermidine synthase family protein is translated as MRRELSVPRPNWQRTVSDQGLVFGAPASRVDGTPRPYWDESVHYAFDMSDVLSMEADVELLHNMCMEAVDNVVLTERYRDFGIQEWVWPAIAESWKRRDPHLYGRFDLRYDGRGPAKMLEYNADTPTSLLEASVIQWNWKTDVHPDDDQWNSIHEKLVERWAEIGGNLPSAELHFTWSGGDASGEDHVTVAYLQETAAEAGMNTVGLAIEEIGWDPLLKRFVDLEEATMNTVVKLYPWEWMTDDQFGRHAVESLPATLWVEPLWKMLLSNKALLAVMWEMYPGHPNLLPAYLDDPGLLTEYVRKPRLGREGANIQIVAPGYETQTGGVYGKEGFVYQLFDPLPDFDGYRPVLGAWVVGDQAAGLGIRESVGLVTDDGAAFVPHRIVE
- a CDS encoding DUF350 domain-containing protein; translation: MTTNLALDPGFGSALVQGLGAIVLYAIVGLILMVVGFYAIDWTTPGKLSTLVRTGAPNAVIVTAAGLVSMAFIVVIAIYNAGGKLAEGLLTGLVYGLAGIVVQVLAVRLLEWVTRLEIGSMIESDRFAPASVVVAAAHVALGLVVAVAIF